The following coding sequences are from one Diospyros lotus cultivar Yz01 chromosome 7, ASM1463336v1, whole genome shotgun sequence window:
- the LOC127806432 gene encoding uncharacterized protein LOC127806432, with the protein MSAIVCGKRSSFFEDLPSSPPVSKRIRCSSSSPVRFSPPRPVPSSPSASHQSPFNFSSAALDHLTALFPGMDKQLLERALEECGNDLDLAIRSLNELQLGSTKKLGSVARNCDVTEGENVQSQGSGVMNANVEVPSTMQNPPTMDGADWVEIFVREMMHASNMDDARARASRALEVFEKSVSAHSTSETAQTLQQENIMLKKQLEALIHENTVLKRAVAIQHERQKEFEDRNQELHQLKQLVSQYQEQLRTLEVNNYTLMMHLKQAQQSNSIPGRFHPDVF; encoded by the exons ATGTCTGCCATAGTGTGCGGTAAGAGATCATCCTTCTTCGAAGACCTCCCCTCCTCCCCGCCTGTTTCCAAGAGAATTCGCTGCTCTTCTTCATCGCCGGTCCGGTTCTCGCCTCCAAGGCCCGTCCCAAGCTCTCCTTCCGCATCTCATCAATCTCCGTTCAATTTCTCTTCCGCTGCCCTCGATCACCTTACAGCTCTCTTTCCTGGCATGGACAAACAG CTTCTTGAGAGGGCACTTGAAGAATGTGGTAATGATCTTGATTTGGCTATCAGAAGTCTAAATGAGCTACAATTGGGATCTACCAAGAAGTTGGGCTCCGTTGCAAGAAACTGTGATGTTACAGAGGGAGAAAATGTGCAGTCACAAGGTTCAG GTGTGATGAACGCCAATGTTGAGGTTCCATCAACAATGCAGAACCCCCCCACCATGGATGGTGCAGACTGGGTGGAGATATTTGTTAGAGAAATGATGCATGCTTCAAATATGGATGATGCTAGGGCCCGTGCATCCAGAGCACTCGAGGTCTTTGAGAAGTCAGTGAGTGCTCATTCAACTTCAGAGACAGCCCAGACCCTCCAACAG GAGAACATTATGCTGAAGAAGCAACTAGAAGCACTGATTCATGAGAACACTGTTCTTAAGCGAGCAGTTGCTATTCAGCATGAGCGCCAGAAAGAGTTTGAGGATAGGAATCAGGAGTTACATCAACTGAAGCAGCTAGTGTCTCAGTACCAGGAACAGCTAAGAACTCTCGAG GTCAACAACTATACTCTGATGATGCACCTGAAGCAAGCTCAGCAAAGCAACTCCATCCCAGGCCGATTCCATCCCGATGTCTTCTAG
- the LOC127806596 gene encoding serine/threonine-protein kinase PBL35-like, with product MEKKCGCWAALRRSVRGSCKATASKDSANTIPRTGLVYDAATETRYLNASNREMCAPNEAQNSTDNPEPPPLESQSPFQLFQFTFQELKSATGNFRPDSILGEGGFGYVFKGWIEENGTAPAKPGSGVTVAVKSLKPDGLQGHREWVAEVDFLGQLHHPNLVKLIGYCIEDDQRLLVYEFMTRGSLENHLFRRTIPLPWSNRIKIALGAAKGLAFLHGGPEPVIYRDFKTSNILLDSEYNAKLSDFGLAKAGPQGDKTHVSTRVVGTYGYAAPEYVMTGHLTSKSDVYSFGVVLLEILTGRRSMDKKRPSGEQNLVTWARPYLADKRKVYHLVDPRLELNYSLKGVQKVAQLGYNCLSKDPKSRPSMDEVVKVLNPLQDLNDLAILSYHSRLSQQGRRKKKPDGAHQLSYKQSRSMRDSPVNTSRQHCK from the exons ATGGAGAAGAAGTGCGGCTGCTGGGCAGCTCTCAGGCGCAGTGTTAGAGGCTCCTGCAAGGCCACCGCTTCCAAAGACTCTGCCAACACCATCCCAAGAACCGGTCTTGTATATGATGCAG CTACAGAGACGCGGTACCTTAATGCGAGCAACCGGGAGATGTGTGCTCCCAATGAAGCTCAAAACTCAACAGATAATCCTGAACCACCGCCATTAGAAAGCCAATCTCCTTTCCAGCTGTTCCAGTTTACCTTTCAGGAGCTTAAATCTGCAACTGGAAATTTCAGACCAGACAGTATTCTTGGGGAGGGTGGATTTGGGTATGTCTTCAAAGGGTGGATAGAGGAGAATGGAACAGCACCAGCAAAACCCGGATCAGGGGTTACAGTAGCAGTGAAGAGCTTAAAGCCAGATGGTCTTCAGGGCCATAGAGAATGGGTG GCCGAAGTAGACTTCCTCGGACAGCTTCACCATCCTAATCTTGTTAAACTTATTGGGTATTGCATCGAAGATGACCAGAGGCTGCTTGTGTACGAATTTATGACACGTGGAAGTCTTGAAAACCATCTTTTCAGAA GGACCATACCTCTCCCTTGGTCAAACAGGATCAAAATTGCACTTGGTGCTGCTAAAGGCTTGGCATTTCTCCATGGAGGCCCCGAACCTGTCATCTATAGGGATTTCAAGACATCTAACATTTTGCTTGATTCA GAATATAACGCAAAGCTTTCAGATTTTGGTCTGGCAAAGGCCGGGCCTCAGGGAGACAAAACTCATGTTTCCACAAGGGTTGTTGGGACATATGGCTATGCTGCTCCTGAGTATGTAATGACAG GACACTTGACTTCTAAGAGCGATGTTTACAGCTTCGGCGTGGTGCTTCTTGAGATTTTAACGGGCAGGAGGTCAATGGACAAGAAACGCCCGAGTGGGGAACAGAACCTTGTCACCTGGGCTCGACCATATTTAGCCGACAAGAGAAAGGTCTACCACCTAGTTGATCCTCGGTTGGAACTGAATTACTCCCTCAAGGGGGTGCAGAAAGTTGCTCAGCTTGGTTACAACTGCCTCAGCAAAGATCCAAAATCGCGCCCTTCAATGGATGAAGTTGTGAAGGTTCTCAACCCGTTGCAGGATCTCAACGACCTTGCCATACTATCCTACCACTCCCGGCTATCTCAACAGGGGCGGCGCAAGAAGAAGCCAGATGGAGCTCACCAGCTGAGCTACAAACAATCTAGAAGCATGCGGGACTCGCCAGTAAACACCAGCAGGCAGCATTGTAAATAA
- the LOC127807017 gene encoding UDP-N-acetylglucosamine transporter UGNT1-like isoform X2: MASLKLPVSRADTGGGGELRQGSAMTERGAHAAVSYMACAVLLVMFNKAAISSYDFPCSNVITLLQLMTSCIFLYSLRNWKIISFADGNEESKATNPATLVPFKTLVHTLPLSLSYLLYMLASMESVRGVSVPMYTTLRRTTVAFTMVVEYFLVGQKHSPPVICSVATIILGALVAGARDLSFDLYSYAVVFLSNICTAIYLASVARVGKSSGLNSFGLMWCNGVICGPVLLFWTFIRGDLEVTMNFPHLFTPGFQVVMVLSCIMAFLLNYCVFLNTTLNSALTQTICGNLKDLVTIGLGWLLFGGLPFDLLNVVGQFLGFLGSCLYAYCKLKGK; the protein is encoded by the exons ATGGCTTCTTTGAAGTTACCGGTGTCAAGGGCCGATACGGGCGGAGGAGGAGAGCTCCGCCAGGGCTCGGCCATGACGGAGCGAGGCGCCCATGCCGCCGTCTCTTACATGGCTTGTGCAG TTCTCTTGGTCATGTTCAACAAAGCAGCCATTTCCTCTTATGATTTCCCCTGTTCGAATGTCATCACACTTCTGCAG CTGATGACTTCCTGCATATTTCTGTATTCATTGAGAAACTGGAAGATCATCTCATTTGCAGATGGTAATGAAGAGAGTAAAGCTACTAATCCAGCCACCCTTGTACCATTCAAGACATTGGTTCACACCCTTCCTCTCTCATTGTCGTATTTGCTTTACATG CTGGCATCAATGGAGTCTGTGCGTGGTGTAAGTGTTCCCATGTACACCACCCTTAGGCGCACAACAGTAGCTTTTACGATGGTCGTGGAGTATTTTTTGGTAGGACAGAAACATTCACCTCCTGTTATTTGCAG TGTGGCAACAATAATACTTGGTGCACTAGTCGCAGGAGCTCGGGACTTGTCATTCGACCTCTACAGCTATGCTGTTGTTTTCCTATCAAATATCTGTACAGCAATATATCTTGCTTCTGTAGCTCGTGTTG GGAAGTCCAGTGGTCTCAATAGCTTTGGCCTCATGTGGTGCAATG GAGTGATTTGTGGACCTGTCCTGTTATTCTGGACATTCATCAGAGGTGACCTGGAGGTGACAATGAACtttccacatttattcaccCCAGGCTTTCAG GTCGTGATGGTGCTTTCCTGCATAATGGCTTTCCTGTTGAACTATTGCGTGTTCTTAAATACAACATTGAACTCTGCACTGACACAGACAATCTGTGGGAACTTGAAG GATCTAGTTACAATTGGACTTGGCTGGCTGCTGTTTGGCGGGCTTCCCTTTGATTTG TTGAATGTTGTTGGCCAATTTCTCGGCTTTCTCGGATCCTGTTTATATGCTTACTGTAAACTGAAGGGGAAGTAA
- the LOC127807017 gene encoding UDP-N-acetylglucosamine transporter UGNT1-like isoform X3, with protein sequence MASLKLPVSRADTGGGGELRQGSAMTERGAHAAVSYMACAVLLVMFNKAAISSYDFPCSNVITLLQLMTSCIFLYSLRNWKIISFADGNEESKATNPATLVPFKTLVHTLPLSLSYLLYMLASMESVRGVSVPMYTTLRRTTVAFTMVVEYFLVGQKHSPPVICSVATIILGALVAGARDLSFDLYSYAVVFLSNICTAIYLASVARVGKSSGLNSFGLMWCNGVICGPVLLFWTFIRGDLEVTMNFPHLFTPGFQVVMVLSCIMAFLLNYCVFLNTTLNSALTQTICGNLKSSSCLIYRSPRD encoded by the exons ATGGCTTCTTTGAAGTTACCGGTGTCAAGGGCCGATACGGGCGGAGGAGGAGAGCTCCGCCAGGGCTCGGCCATGACGGAGCGAGGCGCCCATGCCGCCGTCTCTTACATGGCTTGTGCAG TTCTCTTGGTCATGTTCAACAAAGCAGCCATTTCCTCTTATGATTTCCCCTGTTCGAATGTCATCACACTTCTGCAG CTGATGACTTCCTGCATATTTCTGTATTCATTGAGAAACTGGAAGATCATCTCATTTGCAGATGGTAATGAAGAGAGTAAAGCTACTAATCCAGCCACCCTTGTACCATTCAAGACATTGGTTCACACCCTTCCTCTCTCATTGTCGTATTTGCTTTACATG CTGGCATCAATGGAGTCTGTGCGTGGTGTAAGTGTTCCCATGTACACCACCCTTAGGCGCACAACAGTAGCTTTTACGATGGTCGTGGAGTATTTTTTGGTAGGACAGAAACATTCACCTCCTGTTATTTGCAG TGTGGCAACAATAATACTTGGTGCACTAGTCGCAGGAGCTCGGGACTTGTCATTCGACCTCTACAGCTATGCTGTTGTTTTCCTATCAAATATCTGTACAGCAATATATCTTGCTTCTGTAGCTCGTGTTG GGAAGTCCAGTGGTCTCAATAGCTTTGGCCTCATGTGGTGCAATG GAGTGATTTGTGGACCTGTCCTGTTATTCTGGACATTCATCAGAGGTGACCTGGAGGTGACAATGAACtttccacatttattcaccCCAGGCTTTCAG GTCGTGATGGTGCTTTCCTGCATAATGGCTTTCCTGTTGAACTATTGCGTGTTCTTAAATACAACATTGAACTCTGCACTGACACAGACAATCTGTGGGAACTTGAAG TCGTCCAGTTGCCTTATTTATCGCTCGCCTCGAGATTGA
- the LOC127807017 gene encoding UDP-N-acetylglucosamine transporter UGNT1-like isoform X1 gives MASLKLPVSRADTGGGGELRQGSAMTERGAHAAVSYMACAVLLVMFNKAAISSYDFPCSNVITLLQLMTSCIFLYSLRNWKIISFADGNEESKATNPATLVPFKTLVHTLPLSLSYLLYMLASMESVRGVSVPMYTTLRRTTVAFTMVVEYFLVGQKHSPPVICSVATIILGALVAGARDLSFDLYSYAVVFLSNICTAIYLASVARVGKSSGLNSFGLMWCNGVICGPVLLFWTFIRGDLEVTMNFPHLFTPGFQVVMVLSCIMAFLLNYCVFLNTTLNSALTQTICGNLKLSSSLRLQNWSTSPDHQASDSCTFWLNLSSLRLLEPNNKMFLCFIKIFEGSCHQSSRKYLLRLEMCFPPTVPVNVEFEIPCLVRPCLCQTAMIQNT, from the exons ATGGCTTCTTTGAAGTTACCGGTGTCAAGGGCCGATACGGGCGGAGGAGGAGAGCTCCGCCAGGGCTCGGCCATGACGGAGCGAGGCGCCCATGCCGCCGTCTCTTACATGGCTTGTGCAG TTCTCTTGGTCATGTTCAACAAAGCAGCCATTTCCTCTTATGATTTCCCCTGTTCGAATGTCATCACACTTCTGCAG CTGATGACTTCCTGCATATTTCTGTATTCATTGAGAAACTGGAAGATCATCTCATTTGCAGATGGTAATGAAGAGAGTAAAGCTACTAATCCAGCCACCCTTGTACCATTCAAGACATTGGTTCACACCCTTCCTCTCTCATTGTCGTATTTGCTTTACATG CTGGCATCAATGGAGTCTGTGCGTGGTGTAAGTGTTCCCATGTACACCACCCTTAGGCGCACAACAGTAGCTTTTACGATGGTCGTGGAGTATTTTTTGGTAGGACAGAAACATTCACCTCCTGTTATTTGCAG TGTGGCAACAATAATACTTGGTGCACTAGTCGCAGGAGCTCGGGACTTGTCATTCGACCTCTACAGCTATGCTGTTGTTTTCCTATCAAATATCTGTACAGCAATATATCTTGCTTCTGTAGCTCGTGTTG GGAAGTCCAGTGGTCTCAATAGCTTTGGCCTCATGTGGTGCAATG GAGTGATTTGTGGACCTGTCCTGTTATTCTGGACATTCATCAGAGGTGACCTGGAGGTGACAATGAACtttccacatttattcaccCCAGGCTTTCAG GTCGTGATGGTGCTTTCCTGCATAATGGCTTTCCTGTTGAACTATTGCGTGTTCTTAAATACAACATTGAACTCTGCACTGACACAGACAATCTGTGGGAACTTGAAG TTATCATCGTCTCTTAGGCTGCAAAACTGGTCTACTAGTCCTGACCATCAGGCATCAGACAGTTGTACCTTTTGGCTCAATCTGTCATCCCTTAGGCTGTTGGAaccaaataataaaatgtttctgtgttttatcaaaatttttgaagGTTCTTGTCATCAGTCAAGCAGGAAGTACCTGTTGAGGCTAGAAATGTGTTTTCCCCCGACTGTCCCTGTCAACGTAGAATTTGAAATACCTTGTCTTGTTAGACCATGTCTGTGTCAAACAGCAATGATCCAAAACACATAG